From Phragmites australis chromosome 5, lpPhrAust1.1, whole genome shotgun sequence, a single genomic window includes:
- the LOC133917585 gene encoding protein VERNALIZATION 3-like, protein MSRDPLVVGNVVGDILDPFIKSASLRVLYNNRELTNGSELKPSQVANEPSIKIAGCDMRTLYTLVMVDPDSPSPSNPTKREYLHWLVTDIPESANVSFGNEVVSYESPKPTAGIHRFVFVLFRQSVRQTIYAPGWRPNFNTRDFSALYNLGPPVASVFFNCQRENGCGGRRYIR, encoded by the exons ATGTCAAGGGACCCACTTGTCGTAGGCAACGTAGTTGGAGATATCTTGGACCCATTTATCAAATCAGCATCACTCAGAGTCCTATACAACAATAGGGAACTGACTAATGGATCTGAGCTCAAGCCTTCTCAAGTAGCCAATGAACCAAGTATCAAGATTGCTGGGTGTGACATGAGGACCCTTTACACTTTG GTGATGGTGGATCCCGACTCACCAAGTCCAAGCAATCCAACCAAAAGAGAATACCTTCATTG GTTGGTGACAGACATTCCAGAATCAGCTAATGTAAGCTTTG GAAATGAGGTAGTAAGCTATGAAAGTCCAAAGCCAACGGCTGGAATACATCGCTTTGTCTTTGTGCTCTTCCGCCAATCTGTCCGGCAGACTATTTATGCACCAGGATGGAGACCAAATTTCAACACAAGGGACTTCTCAGCACTCTACAATCTAGGACCACCCGTGGCCTCAGTGTTCTTCAACTGCCAAAGGGAGAACGGGTGCGGTGGCAGACGATACATTAGATGA